Part of the Paenibacillus guangzhouensis genome is shown below.
CGTGCATGACGCGCCTTCGGCCACGGATCGCTGAAATTCAAGTAGACGCGTGTAATTTCACCCGGAGCGAAAATATCTTCCAGCGTCTCAATATTCGCACGTGCTAACGCTACGTTCGGCGGGCTGTCTACCCCTTGCTCAGCCCATACATTGCGGGCCTTCTCACTCGCGCGGCGAACCAATTCATCGTACATATCCATCCCGATGAAGTTCACGTCCGGGTACTTCGCGCTCATACGGCTGACGAATTGACCTTTACCCATGCCCAGCTCGACATAAATCGGACGGTCATTGCCGAAGAACTCGTGCCAACGACCTTTATACGTATGGGGTTCAAGAACAACAAGATCCGTCTGCTGTTCCAGGTTCTCTCGAATCCCTTTTCTTCCTCTTAGACGCATGATAAATCCTCCTAAGCTATTCTAAAGCTATATTGTGCCGAAGAAAGCGCAAAAAGTAAAGAGGATGTTCTTGTTAGGAGGGAGAAAATACGTCGAGGGATGATAGGCGACGCATGGAGCGATAGATGTGGAGATTGGGTTGATCATTGGAAAGGACTGGGTGGTGCGGCGATTTGGGGGGCCGTGACTTGGTGGCGTGGCAATGCTAACGTAGAGTTTAGCAGGAGCTTTAACGGTGGGGGCTGCTATCGTGGAGTTTTGCAGGAACTTTAGTGGCGGGGGCTACTATCGTGGAGTTTTGCATGAACTTTAGCGTATATCCCCCTGCCAGCTCCTCTATATTGGATATTTGCCGTTACTTTGTTCATTTCAGGCTTCATATCGGCTAATTCATCGATCTATCGTGCAGGAATCCAGTATATGTGGAACCACGGCATGAAATAAGACTTATATGCTGGAAGATATACAGGATAGGTTACCCTATTGTTCCATTACGACCGCGTGTCCTCCCCCATCACCCCTCGGGCCTCGAACCACCGTACCACCGAAAGCTTATTTTTTCACGATAATCTTGCGTAAGACTAGCACTTTACTCCGTCTGAAAAATGTCGCGAGCACTCGCTCGTTATTCCGCAGCCTCAGCTTGCGCGCATTAGCCTTGGACAGCCGAATCTCCTTGCCCGTATCCCCTTCCAGGGACATTAACTCTACGAACAGCTGCACCCGCGTCTTCCCTCTCACCACGGTGATTCGTCCGTTTGCCCCTAATTTCTCTTGAATGCTCGCGTTAAGCCCAATGTGGAATGGTCCGCCAAGCGGCGTCTGAATGCGAATGATCCCTCGTGCTGATCTCCTCATGCGATATTCCTTCCTTCTGTTCGGATCTACTGTAATATATACATCCGGCCCAGGTCAGGTGATGAGGAACACTCGTCGCAAACGCAGTCATCACACAATAAAAAATCCGAACGCACATGCCGTGCACTCGGATTCCAATCGTCATATTTCTAAATCAACTTCATTAATGTACGTTCTCTTCAAGTTCGAACTTGCGTTCAATCGCGGAGTTCAATTTGCGGCGAGCGGAAGCCGCTACCTCTCGATTCTCATTAAACTGGATACCCGTTAATGCCATCGCTTCATTCAGCGTCAGTTCAACCAACACTTTCTCTGTTCCTTGCGAACCTTTAACTTCGGTATGCATTGACATCACCTCTTAGCGTTATTGTGTTCAGAAACAAGAAAAATTATGAAAATACGTATGCGAATTAATGGATAAAATCGCTGTTGCTGATAGTTGTAATATAACATAACATGTAAGGTTTTTCAAGTCCCAAATGGCCTGACTTGGCTTCAAATCAAGGGAAATAATTCGATTTTTCATGCCTTTATTGGTACAATAGGAAAATGATTAACAAACTAGAAATATCGCTGAAATGCAATAAAGGAGCAAGCCTTACCCATGATAACGACCGAACCGAATCATCCCCTGCTCTGGGGAGATAAACGATTCCATACATGGAACGCTGAAATGCGGGAGCAGTTCGGAAATAAAGTATTCAAAGTGATGCTCGACGCCGGATTTACCTGCCCGAACCGCGATGGCTCCATCGCCAAGGGCGGATGTACCTTCTGCAGTGCGAGAGGATCAGGTGACTTCGCTGGGAGCCGCCGCGATGATCTGGTGACCCAGTTTAATAAAATCCGAGATCTCCAGCATCAGAAGTGGCCGAACGCGAGTTATATCGGCTATTTCCAAGCCTATACGAATACGTATGCGCCGGTTGAGGAGCTGCGCGAATATTTCGAGGTCATCCTTCAACAGCCAGGCGTAGTCGGCCTCTCGATCGCCACACGTCCAGATTGTCTGCCAGATGATGTCGTCGAATACTTGGCAGAGCTGAACGAGCGGACGTACCTCTGGGTCGAGATGGGTCTACAGACCATCCATGAATCCTCGTCCGAGCTCATTAACCGCGCGCATGATACGCAATGTTATCTCGATGCGGTTGCGAAGCTGCGCAAGCATAACATCCGGGTCTGTACCCATATTATTTATGGGCTTCCACAGGAAACCCACGAAATGATGCTCGATACGGGACGTGCCGTCGCCCAGATGGATGTGCAAGGCATTAAGATTCACCTCCTCCACCTCATGCGCAAGACCCCGATGGTGAAGCAATATGAAGCTGGATTGCTCCGCTTCCTCGAGCAAGACGAATACATTAAGCTAATTGTCGACTCGCTCGAATTCCTTCCGCCGGAGATGATCGTCCATCGCCTAACAGGTGACGCACCGCGCGATCTATTGATCGGACCGACATGGAGCCTTAAGAAATGGGAAGTGCTCAATAGCATCGACGCAGAACTCAAGGCACGCGATTCCTGGCAGGGCAAGTTCTGGAGGGGGCGCTAAGATGGGCTTCCTCTCCGTTCTCAGCTTCGCCCAGAAGCTCGTCGCTGAACGCGCGCAGCTGGGCGATATCGTCGTGGACGCCACCGTGGGCACCGGTGTCGACACGCTGTTCCTCGCCAAGACGGTTGGCCCGCAGGGCACCGTCTACGGCTTCGACGTTCAGCCGCTCGCGCTAGAGCTAGCGCGCGAGCGGCTGAACGCAGCGGCCGCGCCTGGCGAAGCTGGCGCGGTAACCGCCGCCGCAGGCGCCCGCGCTTCGCGCAAGGGCGCTGGCGGCCTCGCCGCTGCTCGGCTGCTGCTACGCAGCCATGCCGAGCTTGCGGCGGCACTACCCGAGGCGGCGCACGGCCATGTCGCCGCCGTCATGTTCAATCTCGGCTACCTGCCGGTGGCCGAGATCGATGCTTCGGCGCGCGTCATCACGCTCGCCGAGACAACGCTGCCGGCGCTCGAAGCCTCGCTCCGCGTGCTGAAGCCGGGCGGCATCGTCACCATCGTCGTCTACCCCGGCCATGAAGGCGGGGATACGGAAGGCGATGCCGTCGAAGCCTGGGCCGCGGCCTTGCCTGCCAGCGTCGGCCAGACCATTCTGTACCGGATGACGCAGCGTCCGAAGGCGCCATACGTCATCGCGGTCGAGAAGCGATAGACATGACGAATTCATTATCGTAGATTCAGCTGTAATCAACCAATAGAGGAGGCCACCCGTAACATGAGTGTTCACAAAATTGAGCATGTTGGCATTATGGTACAATCGTTAGAGCGATCCATCACTTTCTATCAGGACGTAATCGGGTTACAATTACTACATATCTTGCAGCCGACTGATCAAGTCCGTCTCGCCTTTCTTGCTTTTCCAGAATCATCCGAGACCGAGATTGAACTCGTCGAGAAGCCGAATAACAGCGACCTCTCGAATGAAGGCAAGGTCCACCACGTCGCGTTCACGGTGCAAGACATCGAATCCGAGCATGCTCGATTGCGTGAGCTAGGCATTCATCTGATTCATGACACCATCGTTACGATTCCGAATGGAAGCAAATACTTCTTCTTCGAAGGGCCTGACCAAGAGCAGCTCGAGTTCTTCGAACCTGTAAGACAAGGCTAGCATTCCATCAGAATCCTAATATATAATTTTCACCATCATGGCTGTTTATTTTGAAAGGAGCAATATTTCATCATGACGCAAGCATATCCAATTCAATTCAAAGCTGAAATGAAAGAAAAAGTATGGGGAGGCCGCGCACTTGAGCAATTCGGACTTGAAATGCCGGATGGCGCTATCGGCGAAGGCTGGATGATCAGCGATCACCCGAACGGTCTAACCAAAGTCATTAACGGCGAATTTGCAGGCCTGAACTTAGAAGATATCCGCCACCGCGTTGGCAAAGAATGGTTCGGTACGAAATCGAACATTGACGCAGATACACGCTTCCCGCTTTTGATCAAATTGCTCGATTGTAACGACGACCTATCCGTACAGGTTCACCCGAACGATGATTACGAGAAATTGCCTAAAGGTGAGCTCGGCAAGACGGAAATGTGGTATGTCCTTGATGCCAAGCCAGGCGCGAAAATCATCTACGGTCTGAAACCGGGCGTTACGCGCGAACAGCTTGCTCACGCACTCGAAAATAACGAAGTGATGGACACGCTGCAGGAAGTTGAAGTCGTTCCTGGCGATTCCTTCTACATCCCTGCTGGAACGGTGCATGCGCTCTGCTCCGGCGTAGTCGTCGCGGAAATTCAACAGAACTCCGATACGACATATCGTCTATATGATTACAACCGTCCAGGTCTCGATGGCGAGCTTCGTGAACTTCACATCGAAGATTCCCTGAACACTGTTGCATTTGGTGACTCCGGTGCGACATACATGAAGACGGAGACAGCACCTAACACATGGCTGTCCCTTGCGAAATCCCCTTACTTCCACGTAGAAAAAGGGATCGTTGCTGCCCCTTGGCAGCTCACGACGACGCCTGAGAGCTTCGTCATTCTCATCGTCTGTGAAGGCGAAGGAACATTGACGTGGGAGAACGGCCAAGAAACGCTGCAAGCTGGCCAATGCTTCTTGCTTCCTGCGAACTTAGGCAAGTACACCCTTGAAGGGAACTGCACGGTGCTTCGTTCTACCCTATGATAAGACTCCAAGAGCGCAGCACTGAGCTGCGCTCTTGCTATATGATCGTGAGAGAGGATGAGCCGAATGAAGACGACAAATTTCACTCTACAAGATGAGGAACAATTCAATCTCTATATCTACCAATGGCAACCTGACACCGATGATGTTGCTTCTTATAAAGGCGTTGTTCAAATCGCGCACGGCATGGCCGAAACGGCTGCACGATATGCTAGATTCGCCGAAGCATTGACGGAGCAAGGCTATTTCGTCTATGCCCACGACCATCGAGGGCATGGTCGAACCGCAGCTTCAACGGCGGATTTAGGCCACCCAGGAGACGACGGCTTCAACTGGAAAGTGAAGAACATGGCCCAAGTTAGCATGCATATCCGCAATACGCATCCAACGCTTCCCCTCTATTTGATGGGACACAGCATGGGGTCGTTCCTCACCCAGAAATATATGTATGAATATCCGCATCTGGTGGATGGCATTATTCTATCCGGGACGAACGGTCCAAGAGGATTGCTAGGCGCAGGACGTACCCTTGCGAAGCTCGAAATGTCCCTGCGCGGCGAACGGCATCCGAGCACGCTGCTCAATGCGATGTCGTTCGGCTCATTCAACCGTGCATTTCGCCCTACGCGGACAGGATTCGACTGGCTGTCTCGTGACGCGGCTGAAGTCGATAAATTCATTGCCGATCCATTCTGCGGATTCCTGTGCACGTCGGGTTTCTTCTATCATTTCTTCGGCCTGCTCCAAGAGATCCATCAACCTGCCCAAATGCAGCGGATTCCGAAGGATTTGCCCATCTATGTCTTCTCTGGGGATCAAGATCCTGTCGGACTGCATGGGAAAGGGGTTCGGCAGCTGCTGAAGCTCTATCAAGAGCTCGGACTATCCAATGTGCGCTCGAAACTGTATCGCGATGGGCGTCATGAAATGTTGAACGAGACGAACCGGGATGAAGTGACAAGCGATACGATTGCTTGGTTGAACCATCAAGTGGAATCCCGTGCCATGCAAGCCTAGTTTCAGATACGATACTATACGCCGCAAGACCGCAAAGAACTCTCCTTGCGGTCTTTTTTTTATTGTTCGTGCAATTCATAAAGATTGTTGATCATAGCTGAAACAACATACCCTATTCTCGCGTCTTATCCTGTGGAGGTGGATTCTTTGAAAAAATATGTAATATACGCATTGGTTGTAGCAGTATTAATATCCATCTTGGTTGGCTGCGCTGAAAAAACACCACCGATCCCCAAGGTCATTGCAGAGAATACGCAGATCCCTGTCAAGCAAAGCAGCTACTGTTGGGAAAGATTAGGCTGCGCGGACTATGCTGGAGGAAAAACGATGCTAAAAGGAACAGCTCCAACCGTTGTAACTTCGAAATCACGCATCGAAGTTTCATATGATTACAATCCTTCACCTAATGAACTCTCGATTCAGCAATTTCAAGACGAAGGAGCGGTTGATGTTCCATTTCAAGATGGGCATTTCATAGCCCCCACAGAAAAAGGTGTGTATTACTACGGGATTTCAGCCTCTTGGTCAACAAAGGACGGTAAGCATTCCAAAGGCAGCACCTCTTCCGTATTCGTCATAGAAGTCCAATAAGGCCACGTAAGCTGCCTTGCACACAGCACCCCACTGAACGAATAACGAATACAAAAGACCACTTGCACACACAAGTGGTCTCTCTCCATCACGCTCTTATTCCACAACCGCTGCAACGAGCGGCATCGTATAATAGACGGGCTTCTCTTGCTCATTCTGTTGATACAGCACGATCAGCAAGGTCGGCTGTTCTTTCACCTGAGCCTCCGCCCCGGTCAATGCATGCAGATCGAACGGCAGCACCTCGATAACCGCATGTTTATGCAGTTCTTTCTCGGAAAGGTTGAGCGCTGCAAAGTCTCCATTTACCCGCTCCGGATGCTCTGCGATCTCCTTGATATAGCCAGCCCATACATCCTTCTCCAGTGTGAAATCCCACCAGATTTTGCGCGGCTTGTACTTGTGATTCAAGAAGTAATCGAACTTCATCAGTCCTAAGATGATTTCCATCTGCTTGGTATCGCGGGATTGCAAGAAGCTGTAGAGCCTTGTGAACAAGTCTTCGAGCTGGTGACCAATCTTCTGCCAGCCTTGCCCTTCCCAATAATCGCCGAACGCTTGGAAGAAGTCGAACGCCGAGTCGAACTCCTGCGTAATCAAATATTCGAGCGTATGGTTCATTCGATGCGCGTTCCAATACTTTTCCAGCACATCCTCAACCCGTTTAATGCGTACAAGATCCGAGAACGGCAAAATATCGTTGCCTAGTATCTCATACGGCGCGTGGTCCATGTAAATATAGTTGTACTTGTGCGCATCGATCCGCATGCCGGTCCCGCGCAGCATTTTGAGGAAGCCCAGTTGTAATTCTTCCGGACGCAGTGCGAACACATCGTTGAACGTCTTGCGGAACGTATCGTAATCTTCGAGCGGCAGGCCGGCGATCAAATCCAAATGCTGGTCGATCTTCCCGCTGTCTTTAACCTTCTGGACCGTTCTTGTCAGTTTCGCAAAGTTCTGACGGCGTTTCACGAGCTCATTCGTCTCATCATTCGTCGATTGAACGCCGATCTCGAAGCGGAAGACCCCTGGTGGTGCATTCTCCGCTAAGAAATCCAGCACCTCCGGACGCATGATGTCTGCCGTAATCTCGAATTGGAACACGCATCCGCGGTGATTATCAATCAGGAACTGGAACATTTCCATCGCGTAATCCCGCTTAATGTTGAAGGTCCGGTCTACGAACTTAATCAGCTTCGCGCCGTTGTCGATCAGATAGAGAATATCCGCCTTTGTCTTCTCAATATCAAAGTATCGAACGCCTACCTCAATCGAGGAGAGACAGAACTGACAACTGAACGGACAACCGCGGCTCGTCTCGAAATAGACAATGCGCTTCGATAGATCCGGCAAATCCTCCGCAAAACGGTGCGGTGATGGCACCTGTGCTAAGTCCAGCTTCGGCCGCCCCGGCATCATCACCACTTCGGATCCTTTGCGATACGCAAGTCCGTAGACGAAATGATATTTTTGCGTTGTCTGAATTTCAGTCAAGAGCTGATGGAACGTCTCTTCCCCTTCGCCCATCACGATGAAATCCACATCCTGCAGACGGTCCATCCAGTACTCCGTGTCATACGAGACCTCCGGTCCACCGAGGA
Proteins encoded:
- the trmB gene encoding tRNA (guanosine(46)-N7)-methyltransferase TrmB, whose protein sequence is MRLRGRKGIRENLEQQTDLVVLEPHTYKGRWHEFFGNDRPIYVELGMGKGQFVSRMSAKYPDVNFIGMDMYDELVRRASEKARNVWAEQGVDSPPNVALARANIETLEDIFAPGEITRVYLNFSDPWPKARHARRRLTHHRFVDKYIGVMNAQGEIHFKTDSETLFEFSLNSFADMGLQMTNISLNLHRNGLNEEHVMTEYEQKFMGKGMNIHRVEVVIGEEALKAYQERKIAAQQAEAAIVDQEEDDEQAE
- a CDS encoding TIGR01212 family radical SAM protein (This family includes YhcC from E. coli K-12, an uncharacterized radical SAM protein.), whose protein sequence is MITTEPNHPLLWGDKRFHTWNAEMREQFGNKVFKVMLDAGFTCPNRDGSIAKGGCTFCSARGSGDFAGSRRDDLVTQFNKIRDLQHQKWPNASYIGYFQAYTNTYAPVEELREYFEVILQQPGVVGLSIATRPDCLPDDVVEYLAELNERTYLWVEMGLQTIHESSSELINRAHDTQCYLDAVAKLRKHNIRVCTHIIYGLPQETHEMMLDTGRAVAQMDVQGIKIHLLHLMRKTPMVKQYEAGLLRFLEQDEYIKLIVDSLEFLPPEMIVHRLTGDAPRDLLIGPTWSLKKWEVLNSIDAELKARDSWQGKFWRGR
- a CDS encoding tRNA (mnm(5)s(2)U34)-methyltransferase, coding for MGFLSVLSFAQKLVAERAQLGDIVVDATVGTGVDTLFLAKTVGPQGTVYGFDVQPLALELARERLNAAAAPGEAGAVTAAAGARASRKGAGGLAAARLLLRSHAELAAALPEAAHGHVAAVMFNLGYLPVAEIDASARVITLAETTLPALEASLRVLKPGGIVTIVVYPGHEGGDTEGDAVEAWAAALPASVGQTILYRMTQRPKAPYVIAVEKR
- a CDS encoding VOC family protein, whose amino-acid sequence is MSVHKIEHVGIMVQSLERSITFYQDVIGLQLLHILQPTDQVRLAFLAFPESSETEIELVEKPNNSDLSNEGKVHHVAFTVQDIESEHARLRELGIHLIHDTIVTIPNGSKYFFFEGPDQEQLEFFEPVRQG
- a CDS encoding type I phosphomannose isomerase catalytic subunit, with amino-acid sequence MTQAYPIQFKAEMKEKVWGGRALEQFGLEMPDGAIGEGWMISDHPNGLTKVINGEFAGLNLEDIRHRVGKEWFGTKSNIDADTRFPLLIKLLDCNDDLSVQVHPNDDYEKLPKGELGKTEMWYVLDAKPGAKIIYGLKPGVTREQLAHALENNEVMDTLQEVEVVPGDSFYIPAGTVHALCSGVVVAEIQQNSDTTYRLYDYNRPGLDGELRELHIEDSLNTVAFGDSGATYMKTETAPNTWLSLAKSPYFHVEKGIVAAPWQLTTTPESFVILIVCEGEGTLTWENGQETLQAGQCFLLPANLGKYTLEGNCTVLRSTL
- a CDS encoding alpha/beta hydrolase → MKTTNFTLQDEEQFNLYIYQWQPDTDDVASYKGVVQIAHGMAETAARYARFAEALTEQGYFVYAHDHRGHGRTAASTADLGHPGDDGFNWKVKNMAQVSMHIRNTHPTLPLYLMGHSMGSFLTQKYMYEYPHLVDGIILSGTNGPRGLLGAGRTLAKLEMSLRGERHPSTLLNAMSFGSFNRAFRPTRTGFDWLSRDAAEVDKFIADPFCGFLCTSGFFYHFFGLLQEIHQPAQMQRIPKDLPIYVFSGDQDPVGLHGKGVRQLLKLYQELGLSNVRSKLYRDGRHEMLNETNRDEVTSDTIAWLNHQVESRAMQA
- a CDS encoding B12-binding domain-containing radical SAM protein; the protein is MKVVLSTLNAKYIHTSLALRFLKAFSEKDFPDIEIAEYTIKDPVMNIVSDLFRRQPKVIGFSCYIWNIEETIEVISMVKKIMPEVKIILGGPEVSYDTEYWMDRLQDVDFIVMGEGEETFHQLLTEIQTTQKYHFVYGLAYRKGSEVVMMPGRPKLDLAQVPSPHRFAEDLPDLSKRIVYFETSRGCPFSCQFCLSSIEVGVRYFDIEKTKADILYLIDNGAKLIKFVDRTFNIKRDYAMEMFQFLIDNHRGCVFQFEITADIMRPEVLDFLAENAPPGVFRFEIGVQSTNDETNELVKRRQNFAKLTRTVQKVKDSGKIDQHLDLIAGLPLEDYDTFRKTFNDVFALRPEELQLGFLKMLRGTGMRIDAHKYNYIYMDHAPYEILGNDILPFSDLVRIKRVEDVLEKYWNAHRMNHTLEYLITQEFDSAFDFFQAFGDYWEGQGWQKIGHQLEDLFTRLYSFLQSRDTKQMEIILGLMKFDYFLNHKYKPRKIWWDFTLEKDVWAGYIKEIAEHPERVNGDFAALNLSEKELHKHAVIEVLPFDLHALTGAEAQVKEQPTLLIVLYQQNEQEKPVYYTMPLVAAVVE